A single window of Nasonia vitripennis strain AsymCx chromosome 4, Nvit_psr_1.1, whole genome shotgun sequence DNA harbors:
- the LOC100116998 gene encoding Down syndrome cell adhesion molecule-like protein Dscam2 isoform X5, translating to MLTGSWTSSALFTGVCLLLLGVAARRGSGHGFDAHLRGPSFLIEPASRVEFSNSSGAWLDCAATGSPPPNIDWSTADGLPAGDVPGVRRLLKNGTLVLLPFPAAAYRQDVHSATYRCVASNSVGRVLSRDVQVRAVVAQAYKVEVEVIGGASRGCTAVLRCVVPSFVRDLVRVVSWLQEPAFYIYPSLQGDGKFHLLPTGELLVHGLEFSDQVPGYRCRTMHRLTRQVVVSSVANVRIADHRGVMPPVILDHSENVHVAQDESTSLVCVAQACPTPEYRWYAQTGAEPMLVLPGPRTRLLGPVLAIEAVTLEDSGVYRCAAANSGGEASAELRLVVTAPLHVEVTPALLSVHLGGSAEFRCEIGSHPQAGPHFVTWYKDGRQLPGTGRQAELLRINSIGREDRGMYQCIVRRSEGDTAQASAELQLGDAPPVLLYSFIEQTLQPGPAVSLKCSAAGNPTPQVSWALDGFPLPSNGRFVIGQYVTVHGDVISHVNISHVVVEDGGEYSCTAENRAGKVTHAARLNVYGLPYIRLIPKVTAVAGETLRLKCPVAGYPIEEIRWERAGRELPDDLRQKVLSDGTLIVSSVQKQVDSGVYTCWAKNKQGHSARRSGDVAVIVPPIIEPFNFQEGLSEGMRTRTVCGVAAGDPPLTISWLKDGQSPFPLPSKLASVVNVSQLDPYSSLLSISNLAAEHSGDYTCVAANPAAEVRYTAKLQVKVPPRWIVEPSDTSVERNRHVALHCQAQGVPTPNIVWKKATGGKSGEYEELRERPYTKILSNGTLLLQHVKEDREGFYLCQASNGIGSGIGKVVQLKVNSSPFFAAPSRLVTVKKGDTATLHCEVHGDKPVSVSWFKGGKDEMNPSTNYRVTVKQESTPDGVVAQLQISSAEASDSGAYFCQASNLYGRDQQLVQLLVQEPPMPPSNLETAMVSSRSINVKWSHKSQDTSEVSKYILQYKEGEGMWQQQELSGPPLPYAALIDELKPATRYTVRVIAEGPAGRSTPSAELLVRTEPQRPAGPPLNVAARALSSTEILVTWLPPLPELRHGDIEGFNVGYRESTSSNPSFNFTSVPGDGEEGGAELRLTGLRPHTRYTLIVQAYNQVGSGPLSEMLSTQTLEDVPSSPPEDVRCAALASKSLQVSWQPPPSTHANGVIQGYKLNYEPVLGESWPNIDEMEVRKTSALTTVLTGLRKYTNYSIQVLAYTRVGDGVPTRASYCHTEEDVPASPADIKVVVSAPTALFISWLPPLEPNGLITKYNLYTRLVDGREELNHGKRTLPAGDTYFEATGLQQHVEYQFWVTASTRVGEGQNSKVAAQVPTNRVPARITSFGGQIVRPWRGSVTLGCNAVGEPTSREWYKSNLEQVRTDSSRNVQILQSGEVVFSSLQPQDAGNYTCQVENSQGSDRLHYSLIVQVPPSAPVLFVSSSTSTSILLHWMPGYNGGAPLTKYTLHYRPTHGTLEELQLSRRATSHELKGLLCGNTYHLYLSAHNKIGSSAASPSLSVRTQGQPPGIPPAAAFLSPNSTSLVLRLTAWPDNGCPILYFVIQYRPINEFHWSLVSNNVKMQRRFVVTGLASSSVYQLKVEAYNVAGNNQAEFTFVTLTKEGAPPAELSERGMGGPVAFYADLKIMLPLMVAVAALLLAAATIGARWRNRYAQDRVQRPMKESQENQQNAETQRERYYATIHKVALQGNAGAPDKIPETAEDISPYATFQLSEGAGGGLGGLAGLAGLAGAEVSAGALHTNNTLLHSFMYHEHAMTEGCASPPPATTTLKSVSSRRRQQRKHQTQGDVESDESESDADQLTSSRTESSNQLDAGKLKHIRAVSDFMYHGTSSTSSDISPMSEQKSLPRRGRSRRWHVPSRSSLRTILPPVSVAETAFGGDRSQQADHQQQQQQQHLREMNEPECDIDSLKKLKLGLRSSLWSRPAGQQGNPSSDYSIAV from the exons GCGTgtgcctgctgctgctgggtgTGGCGGCGCGGCGCGGTAGCGGGCACGGCTTCGACGCGCACCTGCGCGGCCCGAGCTTCCTCATCGAGCCGGCCTCGAGGGTCGAGTTTTCCAACTCGTCGGGCGCCTGGCTGGACTGCGCGGCGACCGGTAGCCCGCCGCCCAACATCGACTGGTCGACTGCCGACGGCTTGCCCGCCGGCGACGTGCCCGGGGTCCGGAGGCTGCTCAAGAATGGAACCCTCGTGCTGCTGCCCTTTCCCGCGGCGGCCTATCGGCAGGACGTGCACAGCGCCACGTATAGGTGCGTCGCCAGCAACTCCGTCGGCAGGGTGCTCAGCAGGGACGTCCAGGTTCGCGCAG TGGTCGCCCAGGCGTACAAGGTGGAGGTGGAGGTGATCGGAGGCGCATCCCGGGGCTGCACGGCCGTGCTGCGCTGCGTCGTGCCGAGCTTCGTCCGAGACCTCGTCCGAGTGGTCTCCTGGCTGCAGGAGCCGGCCTTCTACATTTACCCCTCGCTGCAAGGAG ACGGCAAGTTCCACCTGCTGCCGACGGGCGAGCTGCTGGTGCACGGGCTGGAGTTCAGCGACCAGGTGCCGGGCTACCGCTGCCGGACGATGCACCGGCTGACCAGGCAGGTCGTCGTGAGCTCCGTGGCGAACGTGAGGATAGCCGACCACCGGGGCGTCATGCCGCCCGTGATCCTCGACCACTCGGAGAACGTGCACGTCGCCCAGGACGAGTCGACCTCGCTGGTCTGCGTGGCCCAGGCCTGCCCGACGCCCGAGTACAGGTGGTACGCGCAGACGGGCGCCGAGCCGATGCTCGTGCTGCCGGGGCCGCGGACGCGGCTGCTCGGCCCGGTCCTGGCCATCGAGGCGGTCACCCTCGAGGACAGCGGGGTCTACCGGTGCGCCGCGGCCAACAGCGGCGGCGAGGCCAGCGCCGAGCTGAGGCTGGTCGTGACGGCGCCGCTGCACGTCGAGGTGACGCCGGCCCTGCTCTCGGTCCACCTGGGCGGCAGCGCCGAGTTCCGCTGCGAGATCGGCTCGCACCCGCAGGCGGGGCCGCACTTCGTCACCTGGTACAAGGACGGCCGGCAGCTGCCGGGCACAGGCCGCCAGGCCGAGCTGCTGCGCATCAACAGCATCGGCCGCGAGGACCGCGGCATGTACCAGTGCATCGTGCGCCGCTCCGAGGGCGACACGGCCCAGGCCTCGGCCGAGCTCCAGCTCGGAG ACGCGCCGCCGGTGCTCCTCTACTCCTTCATCGAGCAGACCCTGCAGCCCGGGCCGGCCGTGTCGCTCAAGTGCTCGGCCGCGGGGAATCCCACGCCGCAGGTCTCCTGGGCGCTGGACGGCTTCCCGCTGCCCAGCAACGGAAG GTTCGTGATAGGCCAGTACGTGACGGTCCACGGAGACGTGATATCGCACGTGAACATCAGCCACGTGGTCGTCGAGGACGGCGGGGAGTACTCGTGCACGGCGGAGAACCGGGCCGGCAAAGTGACCCACGCCGCCAGGCTGAACGTGTACG GTCTGCCGTACATCCGGCTGATCCCGAAGGTGACGGCCGTGGCCGGGGAGACGCTGCGGCTCAAGTGCCCCGTGGCGGGCTACCCGATCGAGGAGATCCGCTGGGAGCGGGCGGGCCGCGAGCTGCCGGACGACCTGCGCCAGAAGGTCCTGAGCGACGGCACCCTCATCGTCTCGAGCGTGCAGAAGCAGGTCGACAGCGGCGTCTACACCTGCTGGGCCAAGAACAAGCAGGGCCACAGCGCCAGGCGCAGCGGGGACGTCGCCGTGATCG TACCCCCTATAATTGAGCCATTTAACTTCCAAGAGGGACTATCCGAGGGGATGCGGACGAGGACGGTGTGCGGGGTCGCGGCTGGCGATCCACCCCTGACCATATCCTGGCTAAAAGACGGCCAAAGTCCCTTTCCCCTGCCCTCGAAGCTCGCCTCTGTCGTCAACGTCTCGCAGCTTGATCCCTACTCGAGCCTCCTTAGCATATCCAATCTAGCCGCCGAGCACTCGGGCGACTACACCTGCGTCGCCGCGAACCCCGCCGCCGAGGTCAGGTACACGGCCAAGCTTCAGGTAAAAG TGCCGCCGCGCTGGATCGTCGAGCCGAGCGATACGAGCGTCGAACGGAACAGACACGTGGCACTCCACTGTCAGGCTCAGGGTGTGCCCACGCCCAATATCGTTTGGAAAAAAGCAACCG GCGGCAAGTCCGGCGAGTACGAGGAATTACGCGAGCGACCCTACACCAAGATTCTGAGCAACGGGACTCTGCTGCTGCAACACGTGAAGGAGGATCGCGAGGGTTTCTACCTGTGCCAGGCGAGCAACGGCATTGGCTCGGGTATCGGCAAAGTGGTCCAGCTCAAAGTCAACT CCTCGCCGTTCTTCGCCGCACCCTCGCGACTGGTCACCGTCAAGAAGGGTGACACGGCAACGCTGCACTGCGAGGTTCACGGCGACAAGCCGGTCAGCGTCAGCTGGTTCAAGGGCGGCAAGGACGAGATGAATCCCTCGACAAACTaccg GGTGACGGTGAAGCAGGAGTCGACGCCCGACGGGGTCGTGGCTCAGCTGCAGATCTCCTCGGCCGAGGCCTCCGACAGCGGGGCTTACTTCTGCCAGGCGAGCAATCTTTACGGCCGCGACCAGCAGCTCGTCCAACTTCTCGTGCAAG AGCCGCCGATGCCACCGAGCAACCTGGAGACAGCCATGGTGAGCAGCCGCAGCATCAACGTCAAGTGGTCGCACAAATCGCAGGACACGAGCGAAGTCAGCAAGTACATTCTCCAGTACAAAGAGGGCGAAGGCATgtggcagcagcaggagcTCAGCGGTCCGCCGCTGCCGTACGCGGCGTTGATCGACGAGCTCAAGCCAGCTACTAGGTACACCGTCAGAGTCATAGCCGAGGGACCGGCCGGGAGGTCCACGCCTTCCGCTGAGCTGCTGGTGAGGACGGAGCCCCAGAGGCCCGCGGGTCCCCCGCTAAACGTCGCCGCCAGGGCGCTGTCTTCCACGGAGATACTGGTCACGTGGCTGCCGCCATTGCCGGAGCTCAGGCACGGGGACATCGAGGGATTCAACGTGGGATACAGAGAGTCCAC CTCGTCGAATCCGTCGTTCAATTTCACGTCGGTGCCGGGCGACGGCGAGGAGGGCGGCGCCGAACTGAGACTGACGGGTCTCAGGCCGCACACGCGCTACACCCTCATCGTTCAGGCTTACAACCAAGTCGGCTCGGGGCCACTCTCGGAGATGCTGAGCACGCAGACCCTCGAAGACG TTCCGAGTTCGCCGCCGGAGGACGTGAGGTGCGCGGCGCTGGCGTCCAAGTCGCTGCAGGTCTCGTGGCAGCCGCCGCCCAGTACGCACGCTAACGGTGTCATACAGGGCTACAAGCTTAATTACGAGCCGGTCCTCGGGGAGTCCTGGCCCAACATCGACGAGATGGAG GTGCGCAAGACCAGCGCCCTCACGACGGTGCTGACGGGCTTACGCAAGTACACCAATTACAGCATACAAGTGCTGGCTTACACGAGGGTCGGCGACGGCGTGCCCACCCGGGCATCCTACTGCCACACGGAAGAAGACG TGCCGGCAAGTCCCGCGGACATCAAGGTCGTCGTGAGCGCGCCGACGGCGCTGTTCATCTCGTGGCTGCCGCCTCTCGAGCCCAACGGCCTGATAACCAAGTACAATTTGTACACCAGACTGGTGGACGGCCGCGAGGAGCTGAACCACGGAAAGCGCACCTTGCCGGCCGGCGACACCTACTTCGAGGCGACCGGCTTACAGCAGCACGTCGAGTACCAGTTCTGGGTGACGGCGAGCACGAGGGTCGGCGAAGGCCAGAACTCGAAGGTGGCAGCTCAGGTGCCGACGAACCGAGTGCCCGCGAGGATCACCTCCTTCGGCGGTCAAATCGTCAGGCCCTGGCGTGGATCCGTCACTCTCGGCTGTAACGCTGTCGGCGAGCCGACCAGCCGCGAATGGTACAAGTCCAACCTCGAGCAGGTGCGAACCGACTCCAGCAGGAACGTCCAGATACTGCAGAGCGGCGAAGTTGTCTTCTCGAGTCTTCAGCCCCAGGACGCCGGAAACTACACCTGCCAGGTCGAGAACTCGCAGGGCAGCGACAGGCTGCACTACTCGCTAATCGTTCAAG TGCCGCCGAGCGCTCCCGTGCTCTTCGTGTCGAGCTCGACCTCGACGAGTATCCTGCTGCACTGGATGCCTGGCTACAACGGCGGCGCACCGCTCACCAAGTACACGCTGCACTATCGCCCGACTCACGGCACGCTCGAGGAATTACAGCTTTCCCGCCGCGCCACCAGTCACGAGCTCAAG GGCCTGCTGTGCGGCAACACCTACCACTTGTACCTGAGCGCGCACAACAAGATAGGCAGTAGTGCGGCGTCGCCCTCGTTGTCGGTGCGCACGCAGGGTCAACCTCCCGGCATACCACCGGCCGCGGCATTCCTCTCTCCGAACTCGACCTCGCTCGTGCTCAGGCTGACCGCCTGGCCAGACAACGGCTGTCCGATACTCTACTTCGTCATTCAGTACAGGCCCATCAACGAGTTCCACTGGAGCCTCGTGTCCAACAACGTCAAGATGCAGAGGCGATTCGTCGTCACGGGTCTGGCCTCGAGCTCGGTCTACCAGCTCAAGGTCGAGGCGTACAACGTCGCCGGGAACAACCAGGCCGAGTTCACCTTCGTCACGCTGACCAAGGAGGGCG CCCCACCAGCGGAACTGTCGGAGCGAGGCATGGGCGGGCCGGTGGCGTTCTACGCGGACCTGAAAATCATGCTGCCGCTTATGGTGGCGGTGGCCGCCTTGCTGCTGGCCGCGGCGACGATAGGCGCCCGCTGGCGCAACA GGTACGCGCAAGACCGGGTCCAGCGGCCCATGAAGGAGTCCCAGGAGAACCAGCAGAATGCCGAGACCCAGCGCGAGAGATACTATGCGACGATACACAAGGTTGCCCTGCAGGGCAATGCTGGAGCTCCGGACAAGATTCCAG AGACGGCGGAGGATATCTCTCCGTACGCTACGTTCCAGCTGTCGGAGGGCGCAGGGGGAGGCCTGGGAGGCCTGGCTGGATTGGCCGGCCTGGCTGGCGCGGAAGTCTCCGCGGGAGCTCTGCACACCAACAACACTCTCCTACACAGCTTCATGTACCACGAGCACGCGATGACGGAGGGCTGCGCGAGTCCTCCCCCCGCCACCACG ACGCTGAAGAGTGTATCGTCGCGTCGACGTCAGCAGCGGAAGCACCAGACACAGGGGGACGTAGAGAGCGACGAGAGCGAGTCTGACGCGGACCAGCTGACGAGCTCCCGGACCGAGTCGTCGAACCAGCTGGACGCGGGCAAGCTCAAGCACA TTCGAGCCGTTTCGGACTTCATGTACCACGGCACGTCGAGCACTTCCTCGGACATCTCACCAATGTCCGAGCAAAAATCGCTGCCGCGAAGGGGTCGCTCGAG AAGATGGCACGTGCCGAGCAGGAGCTCCCTTCGCACGATACTGCCCCCGGTCTCGGTGGCGGAGACGGCCTTCGGCGGCGACCGATCTCAGCAGGCCgaccatcagcagcagcagcagcagcagcatctgCGGGAGATGAACGAGCCCGAGTGCGACATCGACTCCCTGAAGAAGCTCAAGCTCGGATTGAGGAGCTCGCTATGGTCGAGACCGGCCGGCCAACAGGGCAACCCATCCTCCGACTACTCCATCGCCGTCTAG